CGGACGAGGGATTGTTCGCCGCCTTTGGCCTGCACCCGGTGTACCTCGATGAGCATCGCCCTGCTGACCTGAGTGAACTGGGCGACTGGCTGACTCGCCTGCAGGGCCATCGGCAACTGTGTGCGGTCGGTGAAATTGGCCTGGATTACTTTGTCGAGCAACCGGACCGCGAACGCCAGCAAAGCCTGTTTGAAGCCCAGCTCAAGCTGGCGGTGGATTTCCAGCTGCCGGCGTTGCTGCATGTGCGGCGCAGCCACGCGGCGGTCATCGCGACCCTCAAGCGCATTCGCCTGCCCCGCGGCGGCATCATCCATGCGTTTGCCGGCAGCCGCGAAGAAGCCCGCGAGTACATCAAGCTCGGTTTCAAACTGGGCCTGGGCGGCGCCGCCACTTGGCCCCAGGCGCTGCGCATGCACAAGGTGCTGGCGCAACTGCCGCTCGACGCGGTGGTGCTGGAAACCGACTCCCCCGATATGGCGCCCGCCATGTACCCAGGCCAACGCAACAGCCCCGAGCATCTGCCGG
Above is a genomic segment from Pseudomonas azadiae containing:
- a CDS encoding TatD family hydrolase, whose translation is MELIDTHTHLDFADFDSDRREVLAHSRALGVRRMVVLGVYQRNWQRLWDLVQADEGLFAAFGLHPVYLDEHRPADLSELGDWLTRLQGHRQLCAVGEIGLDYFVEQPDRERQQSLFEAQLKLAVDFQLPALLHVRRSHAAVIATLKRIRLPRGGIIHAFAGSREEAREYIKLGFKLGLGGAATWPQALRMHKVLAQLPLDAVVLETDSPDMAPAMYPGQRNSPEHLPAICSALAERMGVSALVLAEASTRNASELFQW